The window NNNNNNNNNNNNNNNNNNNNNNNNNNNNNNNNNNNNNNNNNNNNNNNNNNNNNNNNNNNNNNNNNNNNNNNNNNNNNNNNNNNNNNNNNNNNNNNNNNNNNNNNNNNNNNNNNNNNNNNNNNNNNNNNNNNNNNNNNNNNNNNNNNNNNNNNNNNNNNNNNNNNNNNNNNNNNNNNNNNNNNNNNNNNNNNNNNNNNNNNNNNNNNNNNNNNNNNNNNNNNNNNNNNNNNNNNNNNNNNNNNNNNNNNNNNNNNNNNNNNNNNNNNNNNNNNNNNNNNNNNNNNNNNNNNNNNNNNNNNNNNNNNNNNNNNNNNNNNNNNNNNNNNNNNNNNNNNNNNNNNNNNNNNNNNNNNNNNNNNNNNNNNNNNNNNNNNNNNNNNNNNNNNNNNNNNNNNNNNNNNNNNNNNNNNNNNNNNNNNNNNNNNNNNNNNNNNNNNNNNNNNNNNNNNNNNNNNNNNNNNNNNNNNNNNNNNNNNNNNNNNNNNNNNNNNNNNNNNNNNNNNNNNNNNNNNNNNNNNNNNNNNNNNNNNNNNNNNNNNNNNNNNNNNNNNNNNNNNNNNNNNNNNNNNNNNNNNNNNNNNNNNNNNNNNNNNNNNNNNNNNNNNNNNNNNNNNNNNNNNNNNNNNNNNNNNNNNNNNNNNNNNNNNNNNNNNNNNNNNNNNNNNNNNNNNNNNNNNNNNNNNNNNNNNNNNNNNNNNNNNNNNNNNNNNNNNNNNNNNNNNNNNNNNNNNNNNNNNNNNNNNNNNNNNNNNNNNNNNNNNNNNNNNNNNNNNNNNNNNNNNNNNNNNNNNNNNNNNNNNNNNNNNNNNNNNNNNNNNNNNNNNNNNNNNNNNNNNNNNNNNNNNNNNNNNNNNNNNNNNNNNNNNNNNNNNNNNNNNNNNNNNNNNNNNNNNNNNNNNNNNNNNNNNNNNNNNNNNNNNNNNNNNNNNNNNNNNNNNNNNNNNNNNNNNNNNNNNNNNNNNNNNNNNNNNNNNNNNNNNNNNNNNNNNNNNNNNNNNNNNNNNNNNNNNNNNNNNNNNNNNNNNNNNNNNNNNNNNNNNNNNNNNNNNNNNNNNNNNNNNNNNNNNNNNNNNNNNNNNNNNNNNNNNNNNNNNNNNNNNNNNNNNNNNNNNNNNNNNNNNNNNNNNNNNNNNNNNNNNNNNNNNNNNNNNNNNNNNNNNNNNNNNNNNNNNNNNNNNNNNNNNNNNNNNNNNNNNNNNNNNNNNNNNNNNNNNNNNNNNNNNNNNNNNNNNNNNNNNNNNNNNNNNNNNNNNNNNNNNNNNNNNNNNNNNNNNNNNNNNNNNNNNNNNNNNNNNNNNNNNNNNNNNNNNNNNNNNNNNNNNNNNNNNNNNNNNNNNNNNNNNNNNNNNNNNNNNNNNNNNNNNNNNNNNNNNNNNNNNNNNNNNNNNNNNNNNNNNNNNNNNNNNNNNNNNNNNNNNNNNNNNNNNNNNNNNNNNNNNNNNNNNNNNNNNNNNNNNNNNNNNNNNNNNNNNNNNNNNNNNNNNNNNNNNNNNNNNNNNNNNNNNNNNNNNNNNNNNNNNNNNNNNNNNNNNNNNNNNNNNNNNNNNNNNNNNNNNNNNNNNNNNNNNNNNNNNNNNNNNNNNNNNNNNNNNNNNNNNNNNNNNNNNNNNNNNNNNNNNNNNNNNNNNNNNNNNNNNNNNNNNNNNNNNNNNNNNNNNNNNNNNNNNNNNNNNNNNNNNNNNNNNNNNNNNNNNNNNNNNNNNNNNNNNNNNNNNNNNNNNNNNNNNNNNNNNNNNNNNNNNNNNNNNNNNNNNNNNNNNNNNNNNNNNNNNNNNNNNNNNNNNNNNNNNNNNNNNNNNNNNNNNNNNNNNNNNNNNNNNNNNNNNNNNNNNNNNNNNNNNNNNNNNNNNNNNNNNNNNNNNNNNNNNNNNNNNNNNNNNNNNNNNNNNNNNNNNNNNNNNNNNNNNNNNNNNNNNNNNNNNNNNNNNNNNNNNNNNNNNNNNNNNNNNNNNNNNNNNNNNNNNNNNNNNNNNNNNNNNNNNNNNNNNNNNNNNNNNNNNNNNNNNNNNNNNNNNNNNNNNNNNNNNNNNNNNNNNNNNNNNNNNNNNNNNNNNNNNNNNNNNNNNNNNNNNNNNNNNNNNNNNNNNNNNNNNNNNNNNNNNNNNNNNNNNNNNNNNNNNNNNNNNNNNNNNNNNNNNNNNNNNNNNNNNNNNNNNNNNNNNNNNNNNACTCTGGCCTCACTAATAAGTGAAAACTTTCCTAAACTGACCTAATGAAGCCAACTTTATTGTCACAAAATCTAAGAACATAAACACGGGTTTTGTAAGTTTACAATTAGTGCCACAAATAAAAMWtttttttttactaattttaggCATAAAAGTCTTTTGTTGAGTCAAATATCGTGACTCAAATCTTATCAGAATCTTTTgagttaaaattcaaaaataacttaaaagttgtTGAGACTTAGACCTGtcataataaataatttaatcacatgatgaattaaagcagaatcaataattttcttttatatgattaattgtttttctcttttcttaccAAGAAAACTGGATGATRAAAGATTTCAGTTTGGCGTTTTGGTCTSAMCTGTccgttttattcattttatttgYtgttttgtttatttattttgactatttaaaatgttttctagatccagtgctaaatgtttattaaaatgtaaagtttatttatatttgagaTTGTGTTCTTGCGTTMTATGACTTGAAATGACCTCAAAACAACATATTATTAtgttattgcaataacttctgggacagtTTATCTTCCAGTAAAATTAGTTATGGTGagtttgacttttaaattattattttaaaactctaTTACAGGTTTGYTCTTTTTTAGATCttaatattgtgaaaataaaaactgaatttcactCAAAGTTGATGAATCTGATAGTAAAMTTACATTTATTCACCAAATAACAAGGCTTGGcacaacaaacaataaatcaattaagaCAATTTGAATAATGTCTATTTTTATGAYTTattgtccttttttctttctttggatgataaaagtctttagttgaagctcttattttgaaggatatctttgtttacagagttttcataaatcattttatttgttgttttgtttatttttggatatttcCAGTTCCAGTSttaaatgttaattaaaatttaaagtttattgatatttgaaaatgtgttcttgtaCTAAATCACtaaaaaattgtctcaaaataatatcatttatcgcgataacttctgAAACAATTTCTCGTCTAGCAAAATTTGTGATTATTAAAGGCCTACGAAACTTCATATGAAAACAAATTGGTTTTTTGAGTGATTTTCATAACTATAATCATGTTTATTgcgttttatttcttcttctctggtaaTTTCTGGKTACTTATCCTGGTTTAACCTCCAGTAAACATAAAGGAGTAAACTACCGGTCCGGTTTCTYCCTGCAGGGTCCTGGGTGGAGTTGGAGATGAACAGAACCCACCAGGCCCAGTCGTCCTCGCTGGCCGGGCCGGCGCCGGGCCTGCTGCCCCTTCCtcaggtggaggaagaggaggccaTCGTCGGGGGGCTGGAGCACGTCCCGTCGTCCTCCTCCATCCACAACGGAGACATGGAGAAGATCCTGCTGGACGCGCAGCACGAGTCGAGCCGCAGCAACTCGTCCTGCGACAGGTAGGCCCAGGAGGAAACAATCCTGGAGAAGCCTGGAGGTTCAACCAGGTGTtatcaaggtttggaaagtRCCTCATATTCACACTGCATAGGTTTGTAATAAAACTGCTGATACGTCACATTTTTATGGCACTTATTTAGACTCTTTTCAAGAGAAAACgttatttacatttgaaatctgatgtttttaataataagatttttcttctcaatgtctgaagttaaattagacaaaacatttcttgttttaggttagcaaaaaatcccaaaattatttctatttactaaaTTCCATAAAACGTRtgtcaaactcgaggcccgggggccaaatgtGGCCCGCCATAACTTCTTATTTGGCCCTTTAGATTCTAAACcttctgttttattaatcaaaatgaatctgtttttgCCTRAATACATGAATGTGGAAAGATGTTAAATATGATTTAACTTTAAGAAGTACTCACTGAAGGCAGAAATRgattttattcatattttagatgttttttaatgggttttatcaacaTTCTGCCACAAAAAACTCTTTGAGATCAAGAGTTTGACACTGTGCCATAAAACTTAGCAAGAACagttttacaatatttattattcctcatcttttaaattttttttatcttttatttaacttGTTAAATTGATTGAGaacaaattctcatttttaacaacattcagaaaacattaaaacggaataaacaggaaaaaataaacaaaacagcagacttaattattgactaaataatcattttaaaagtagGAACGTTTATCAAGAatgactttttgaaataaatgttgRCTTATATTTTGCACAKTRRATAAAATTATTRAAATKgttaaatttgtgttttgtggagGTTTTTTAGAGACATTWaaaaaatgaaattatttatattttagttcatCTTGTTCCTGCTGTAGAATGTAGAGCAGTAATAAATGATATCATATAACAGcgaattaaaactgttttgtttttgtgtctaattgtaaatgtttaaattttactgTAGGAAAAGTTTAGAAACTCTGCAggcttgaaaacaaaaaggaatatAAAAAATATCCAATCTTCCTTTCAGTCTGTGGAAATGtcttttattatgtaaaataaaaacaacgtCTTCAACGTTTGACCGAAACGTTTGAGTGCAGAGAAGTTTCAGAAATTGTCTCATGAActgtgttgacattttgtttttaatgaaaactaaaatgttctGATGGATTTTCCCTCattaagaacaaaacatttctgtgagttaaataaaaacactgaagtcaTGAAGTCCAGGGTCAGGAAAACgtcagcagttttatttatgtcGGTGATGTTGACAACGAcatgtcattgttttattaaatgagtTAAAAACATGCGACCCTTCATCATGTGCCTCTGGTGTGATAGAGGGGATCTTATCAGCTGCTGGACTTTCAGCCACCATGTTTCCAAGCCAAGAACGCTGAGTCAGCAACCCGGATCCAGACACACAGCAGACCCAGCAGCTTTCTGAGTAATAATATCATCATGAAGCGTTTTTTAGTTCGCTTAATCCTCTGGCTCTTCCACTTCAGCTTCTCTTGTTGAAAGGTCAAGGTGTGGAGGGAGCCTGAGTTgacaaaaactaattattttactttttcttccgTTTATGTTGCCAGTGTTGCTATGTTGAGTCGGAGGTTCCATTATTAAAAGAGCTAGAGCTGCTGGAGCTAGCTTgggtcaccatggcaacaaatACGGATCTATATGAGTGAACTTAGATCACCATGGTAACAAAGACGGATCTATATGAGTGAACTTagatcaccatggcaacaacgACGGATCTATATGAGTGAACTTAGATCACCGTGGTAACAACATTGAATGTATTTAAACTCACCTAGATTTCCATGGCAACATGTCAATCTACTTGAGCCCACTGAGATTACCATGGTAAACAAGACGGGTCTGTTTGAGCTCACTTAAATCACCATGGTAGCCAAACTGGACGTATTTAAACCCACCAAGATCACCATGGTAACGAAGCCAAACATGCTTCCCCACGCAGAAAAACATGACCGAcccaacattttgatttttgtcggacaaatttaacatttaaaattttaaaagctcTTGATTGAAGCGACCTGTTTTTAGATTGATTTTTAGTTGCCAGATTCAGTAAGTTGCCAGATAAGTAACAATTTACTAGAAAACagctttcaattttttttaaacttattttttaagtctaataagaattttaaataatgttaaataaaattaaaagtattcTGGATGatgatacactgcaaaaacaaaacattaccaaGTAATTTGGGTTTAGTTTCTATTgtaaatgtcttagtacactttaaataattaaacaataacttacaagtaacttttcagaaagatataggagcttgtttaatgtaaataattccctaattttgattaaatagtacttgttccactggcagattatttaatttgtaacaaaatatttttgtcattttataagtgttataatctgccagtggaactactactttttaaataaattttaagaatttagattctatatcttgatgaaaagttgcttgtagtttgttttttcttatttcaagtttactaagatatttgcactagaaagttTACTTAAATTACAttgtagtattttgtgtttttgcagtgtatcatTATCCAGAATAGTTTTATGAGTTTTATGAGTCTGagttaaatgtttctgaattaaGTAGGAGCGTTGTGTGACAGTAGGATGAGCAGGTTCAttttcacactgtaaaaactaatcAGTGAAACTGCggtattttctttattaaactgCATCAGTCAGATTCTCTTTGGTTTCTGCAGCCCGCCGCGGCCCCACTCCCCCCAGGACGAGGGACAGATCATCTTCGACGTGGACACGACCGGCAGAAGAGACAGCCAGGTCAGGTGTTTCTGCTCATCTCGTTTCCATGGAAACGCCAGTCCTGCTGCCATCTTGTTCCCCGTGATCTGACGGTGTTTCTGATAACGCGCCTTTCCTGCTCCCTTCAGTCTGAGGAGGACGCCCTGGACAAGGAGAGGGACATGGACATCCTGATGAAGGACGCAGACTGGGTCGCCGACTGGTCCAGTCGACCGGAAAACATTCCCCCCAAGTAAGGCCTCCCcacgtttccatagcaacaggCATCCCGGTCCTTGTTTGTGCACAGAAAATGGTCAGTCATTATACAGATAATGACAATATAATGACAACAATgatgtacaaaatattttgcttgttttaacaGTCacttagcttttttattttacgttttttaagtttaaaatggtttcaaacttaaaaacataaatttttacGGTGTGTGTTTATAGTTTTCTTCTATAAACTTTGCTGTATACGGCgcctgattttctgttttttattaacgACTCGCTAGATGTTTGTGACACAACTAGTATaagcaaaaactgcaaaaaWAGACtataaagagaaaaattctttgttttgtatttaacattttcagtttaagaAGAAAATCTCATCctaaaaaaagtacagaaagcCACATTTGTGTCATTCTTGAACTGCACAAGAGGGGCCACAAAAATCAATGCAAGGACCACAAACGGCCCCTGACCTgcagtttggacacccctgtctTAGAGCATGTTAGCATGTGAACAGATTTGCCTTCATGGAtcgttttgttttaaaacagagtgactggaaaacaattttactgtaacattaattcatttatcagatatttatattaataattagCCATAATTAcagctaaaaactaaaacatcaaGTAGcatcaaatgttttccttccaaatactgatttaaagaaagattcacctttttttcctcGCTGTCTGAAGTGAAATCAGTCCAAATGTCtctggttttaattaatttagaatCACAAAGTTATTTCTGTTTAGCAGATGAATGAAGCGATAAGAGTTAATGTTGAGGCGTGTNNNNNNNNNNNNNNNNNNNNNNNNNNNNNNNNNNNNNNNNNNNNNNNNNNNNNNNNNNNNNNNNNNNNNNNNNNNNNNNNNNNNNNNNNNNNNNNNNNNNNNNNNNNNNNNNNNNNNNNNNNNNNNNNNNNNNNNNNNNNNNNNNNNNNNNNNNNNNNNNNNNNNNNNNNNNNNNNNNNNNNNNNNNNNNNNNNNNNNNNNNNNNNNNNNNNNNNNNNNNNNNNNNNNNNNNNNNNNNNNNNNNNNNNNNNNNNNNNNNNNNNNNNNNNNNNNNNNNNNNNNNNNNNNNNNNNNNNNNNNNNNNNNNNNNNNNNNNNNNNNNNNNNNNNNNNNNNNNNNNNNNNNNNNNNNNNNNNNNNNNNNNNNNNNNNNNNNNNNNNNNNNNNNNNNNNNNNNNNNNNNNNNNNNNNNNNNNNNNNNNNNNNNNNNNNNNNNNNNNNNNNNNNNNNNNNNNNNNNNNNNNNNNNNNNNNNNNNNNNNNNNNNNNNNNNNNNNNNNNNNNNNNNNNNNNNNNNNNNNNNNNNNNNNNNNNNNNNNNNNNNNNNNNNNNNNNNNNNNNNNNNNNNNNNNNNNNNNNNNNNNNNNNNNNNNNNNNNNNNNNNNNNNNNNNNNNNNNNNNNNNNNNNNNNNNNNNNNNNNNNNNNNNNNNNNNNNNNNNNNNNNNNNCGCCACCCTCGTCGCTCGGTGATGCTCAGCATGAGGAAGACCGGCGCCATGAAGAAGGGCGGGATCTTCTCTGCCGAGTTCCTCAAAGTCTTCATCCCCTCGTTGCTGCTATCTCACATCCTCGCTCTGGGCCTGGGGTACGAATTAACTGACTGACACCTTATCCTATCAATTATtgtgacgattaatcgattaatcatttcaaccACTTTTGTAGTCGAAAACAACTCAGTTAACACCTTTAGCTtcaatttttatataaatttagcATATTTGTCACTATATAAAGGGTTAACTATGGTTTCCCTATATAGGAGTTCATTCTCACTATTCCATATTGTGTTCCTTTAAAGCCTCAaacttaattgttttattaaattttatgaTGAGGTCGGGCTTTTAGCAGGGCAGCAGGATTACATAATGCAAACTTTATATAAGGAATccattatatatttattatttcatttatttttatatgttttacaCAAACCATGTTGCTGTTTTATCAATCTTTTGCTGATCCTGTAATTAAACCTGAACCAGTGCAGTTCGCCAGTTcgaccagcagggggagcgCAGAGCAGCTGTCAGAATGAAGCCGAACAGGAACGAAACGCATCAAAACAAttcaggattttatttgcttaaattaCAATCCCTACATTTATGAGGAGGAGCTCCTTTATTTGCTCCTTTGATGAAAACGAgttaagaaactaaattaaaatgaaaatcatcctcctgccacttcctgttttctgccaGTCGTGGCTCAGGCGACAGAAAAACgagatttctttctaaatgtgGGTGTTGGCTGCAGCAGTGGcgctggttctgtttggttctgtttggtctGTTTTGACGTTCCTCTGCTCCTCCCTCAGTGTTTACATCGGGAAGAGGCTGACCACGCCGCCGGCCAGCTCCTTCTGAACCCAAACTGAAGAAAAGTGCCTGAAGAAGAGAAGTTGCCACGAGCCGTTTCTGGAGGATTTGTGCTGTTGTGAGAAGATTGCCCCTCTCTCatccctcttcctctcctgcctgcctcctcttcctcctgcttctttttaaccccttccctccctcccttcctcctgTTTTCCTCTAACCGTCTGCAGCTTTCTGAGGTCGTTTTTTCCCCTCTAGAAGTTTCTAAGCGGATTGTTGCAGCGTTGAAAACAGAGACTGACCAGAGATTGTGCCACCTGCGTGAAGTAGCCCAGCTCTCGATCACGACCAAATTCAGACCCAAACGCAAACGTCTGGAAATGTGATCGcgccttttttttccttttcctgaaAGTggccatttttgtttcttcttcttctactaatTATgtctactttatttatttttgttaacagTGGTTGTCTACAGAGACAGCAGCCAACGCAAACCTTTATTCTGACCAGTATTGAGAGAAAAAGCCACTCTGACACTAACTGGGAACCAGTTTGGGTtgcacacactgtaaaaaaaactaaatattaccaagtagttttggtgtAGTTTACAGTGGAAATATTGTGGTAtgcttaaaataagacaaagtaaacttacaaataactttttatctAGATATTGCAGctggttttaagtcaataattccttaatattggtgaaaaatagagtatttttttctgccaagaaactcagaaatttttggattaatttcagaaattttcgtGAGAAATTTTCAAGCtccaaaagtggaaaatttgctggggaaaaaaaatctcaagaattttgagatgaatctcagaaatattctagaaaaaactggccaatttctgagtttcaaaaatgtaacatcTTTGACAtttgaatctcagaaatttcagaaaatttctgagattcatctcaaaattcctgagatttttttctacCAAGTTTTCGACTTTTTAAGCTaaaaaattttcttgttttttgttctacataatttctgtaattaatctaaaaatttcagagttttttggtgaaaatttgCTCCTTTCAGTCGTAgcaataatctgccagtggaactagtaatttttcatcaatattaaggaattatagacataaaacaatctcctaattgttgctgaaaagttccttttaggtaagttttgtcttatttcaagcgcactaagatatttgcactaaaaactggacaaaaactcccggcaaaatgttgtttttgcagtgcagaacTCTTCAGGTtctgttttactcattttaatcgactttttcctgaatgtttttcaagaagtaaatatttcacaaagaaaTGTAACGTTTCTATTAGGAGTTTATAGttggagatgcttttctttaaggAAAGCATCACTTTGCACTCCAGCGAAAACAGTGAAGCACTCCGTAGATCCGTAGATCTGCAGGTGACAGAATGTGGCTGTGCAAACGTAGAAAAGCACTAACAGACGGCACTCGCATGACGGCCTCAAAGTCCGTCGTGTGTCCGTTCCCTCATCGAGAAAA of the Poecilia reticulata strain Guanapo linkage group LG12, Guppy_female_1.0+MT, whole genome shotgun sequence genome contains:
- the bnip3lb gene encoding BCL2 interacting protein 3 like b; amino-acid sequence: MSDAANVTSTDNNGDSGLNGSWVELEMNRTHQAQSSSLAGPAPGLLPLPQVEEEEAIVGGLEHVPSSSSIHNGDMEKILLDAQHESSRSNSSCDSPPRPHSPQDEGQIIFDVDTTGRRDSQSEEDALDKERDMDILMKDADWVADWSSRPENIPPKXXXXRHPRRSVMLSMRKTGAMKKGGIFSAEFLKVFIPSLLLSHILALGLGVYIGKRLTTPPASSF